Proteins co-encoded in one Actinomadura luteofluorescens genomic window:
- a CDS encoding phosphoenolpyruvate hydrolase family protein: MNRETVLFRLRSTVEEGRPVIGAGAGTGLSAKCAEAGGVDLIIIYNSGRYRMAGRGSLAGLLPYGDANQIVVEMASEVLPVVRDTPVLAGVCGTDPFRVMPVFLDQLKAMGFAGVQNFPTVGLYDGVFRQNLEETGMGYDLEVEMVRLAHERGLVTAPYVFDEDQARAMTEAGADVLVPHVGLTTKGSIGAGTSLTLDEAVERVQAMRDAAAAVRPDVLVLCHGGPIAEPDDAAHVLSRTEGVVGFFGASSVERLPTEKAVTAQVAAFKNLEI, encoded by the coding sequence GTGAACCGCGAGACCGTCCTGTTCCGGCTGAGGAGCACCGTCGAGGAGGGCAGGCCCGTCATCGGCGCCGGCGCGGGCACCGGGCTGTCCGCCAAGTGCGCCGAGGCGGGCGGCGTCGACCTGATCATCATCTACAACTCGGGCCGCTACCGGATGGCCGGACGCGGATCGCTGGCCGGCCTCCTGCCCTACGGGGACGCCAACCAGATCGTGGTGGAGATGGCGTCGGAGGTGCTGCCCGTCGTCCGCGACACCCCCGTCCTCGCCGGGGTGTGCGGCACCGACCCGTTCCGGGTCATGCCGGTCTTCCTCGACCAGCTCAAGGCCATGGGCTTCGCGGGCGTGCAGAACTTCCCGACGGTCGGGCTCTACGACGGCGTCTTCCGGCAGAACCTCGAAGAGACCGGCATGGGGTACGACCTGGAGGTCGAGATGGTGCGCCTCGCCCACGAGCGCGGCCTCGTCACCGCCCCCTACGTCTTCGACGAGGACCAGGCGCGGGCCATGACCGAGGCCGGCGCCGACGTCCTCGTCCCGCACGTCGGCCTCACCACCAAGGGCAGCATCGGCGCCGGGACGTCCCTCACCCTGGACGAGGCGGTCGAACGCGTCCAGGCCATGCGGGACGCCGCGGCCGCCGTCCGTCCCGACGTCCTCGTCCTGTGCCACGGCGGTCCCATCGCCGAACCCGACGACGCCGCCCACGTCCTGTCCCGGACGGAGGGCGTCGTCGGCTTCTTCGGCGCCTCCTCCGTCGAGCGGCTCCCGACCGAGAAGGCCGTCACCGCGCAGGTCGCGGCCTTCAAGAACCTGGAGATCTGA
- a CDS encoding Tm-1-like ATP-binding domain-containing protein, protein MATVVLVGTLDTKGAEYAWLRDRVRELGCDTVLVDAGVGPSDVEADVSAEEVAEAGGTSLQALRDAGDRGAAVTAMGEGAAVVLAALDRVDAVLAVGGSGGSSIAARAVRDLPIGLPKLIVSTMAAGDVEPYVGAKDVTLTYSVVDIAGVNRLSRLILGNAAAAAAGMAKTHAVPEPAADGRPLIGASMFGVTTPAVDAARERLEELGYEVLVFHATGAGGRALEGLVESGLLAGVLDLTTTEMADDLVGGVLSAGPDRLTAAGRHGVPQVVAPGALDMVNFGPRATVPERFAERLLYVHNPTVTLMRTTPEEMGELGRRMASKLAAATGPTALFVPLKGVSALDAPGMPFHDPVADVACFMALEEVAEAEMLDMHINDPEFGRAMADRLHRLISEGAQ, encoded by the coding sequence ATGGCGACCGTTGTGCTGGTGGGGACGCTCGACACCAAGGGCGCGGAGTACGCGTGGCTCCGCGACCGGGTGCGCGAGCTGGGCTGCGACACCGTCCTCGTGGACGCGGGGGTCGGACCGTCCGACGTGGAGGCCGACGTCTCCGCCGAAGAGGTCGCGGAGGCCGGGGGCACCTCGCTCCAGGCCCTGCGGGACGCGGGCGACCGGGGCGCGGCCGTCACCGCGATGGGGGAGGGCGCGGCGGTCGTCCTCGCCGCCCTCGACCGGGTGGACGCCGTGCTCGCCGTCGGCGGGAGCGGCGGATCGTCCATCGCGGCGCGGGCCGTCCGGGACCTGCCCATCGGGCTGCCCAAACTGATCGTGTCGACGATGGCGGCGGGTGACGTCGAGCCCTACGTGGGCGCCAAGGACGTCACGCTCACCTACAGCGTCGTCGACATCGCGGGCGTGAACCGGCTGTCGCGCCTGATCCTCGGGAACGCCGCCGCGGCGGCGGCCGGGATGGCCAAGACGCACGCCGTCCCGGAACCCGCGGCGGACGGGCGGCCCCTCATCGGGGCGTCCATGTTCGGGGTCACGACCCCGGCGGTGGACGCCGCCCGGGAACGGCTGGAGGAACTGGGCTACGAGGTGCTCGTCTTCCACGCGACGGGCGCCGGAGGGCGGGCGCTCGAAGGGCTCGTGGAGAGCGGCCTGCTGGCCGGGGTCCTCGACCTGACAACGACCGAGATGGCGGACGACCTCGTCGGCGGCGTCCTGTCCGCGGGACCCGACCGGCTCACGGCGGCCGGACGGCACGGCGTCCCGCAGGTCGTGGCGCCCGGCGCCCTCGACATGGTCAACTTCGGGCCGCGCGCCACCGTCCCCGAACGGTTCGCCGAGCGCCTGCTGTACGTCCACAACCCGACCGTGACGCTCATGCGGACGACACCGGAGGAAATGGGCGAGCTGGGACGCAGGATGGCGTCCAAGCTGGCCGCCGCCACCGGGCCGACCGCACTGTTCGTCCCGCTCAAGGGCGTGTCGGCGCTGGACGCCCCCGGCATGCCGTTCCACGATCCGGTGGCGGACGTGGCCTGCTTCATGGCGCTGGAGGAAGTGGCGGAGGCGGAGATGCTCGACATGCACATCAACGACCCGGAGTTCGGCCGGGCGATGGCCGACCGGCTGCACCGGCTGATCTCGGAGGGCGCGCAGTGA
- a CDS encoding ABC transporter ATP-binding protein, which yields MTAPMVAVEGLVRTFRTGRIEVPALRGASFTIAPGELVAVRGRSGSGKTTLLNLIGGLDSPDGGTVHVDGRDVGALSEDDLLALRRDDIGFVFQSHGLIPVLSAAENVEVPLRLVRTPPAERDERVRVLLGLVGLADHALQRPYELSGGQRQRVAIARALANRPRLLLADEPTGQLDSETAAAIMPLLRAVVSSEGVTVLVATHDESLLAEADRVLTLEDGAVTEASVPA from the coding sequence ATGACCGCCCCGATGGTGGCCGTGGAAGGACTGGTCCGGACGTTCCGGACGGGCAGGATCGAGGTTCCGGCCCTGCGCGGGGCGTCCTTCACCATCGCGCCGGGCGAGCTCGTCGCCGTCCGGGGCCGCTCGGGCTCCGGCAAGACGACGCTCCTCAACCTCATCGGCGGCCTGGACAGCCCCGACGGCGGCACCGTCCACGTCGACGGGCGCGACGTCGGCGCGCTCTCCGAGGACGACCTGCTCGCCCTGCGCCGCGACGACATCGGCTTCGTGTTCCAGTCGCACGGCCTCATCCCCGTCCTGTCGGCGGCCGAGAACGTCGAGGTTCCGCTGCGGCTCGTCCGCACGCCGCCCGCCGAACGGGACGAGCGCGTCCGCGTCCTGCTGGGCCTCGTCGGCCTGGCCGACCACGCCCTGCAGCGCCCCTACGAGCTGTCCGGCGGCCAGCGCCAGCGCGTGGCGATCGCCCGCGCCCTCGCCAACCGCCCCCGCCTGCTCCTCGCCGACGAGCCCACGGGCCAGCTCGACTCCGAGACCGCCGCCGCGATCATGCCGCTGCTCCGCGCCGTCGTCTCCAGCGAGGGCGTGACCGTCCTGGTGGCGACCCACGACGAGTCCCTCCTCGCCGAGGCCGACCGCGTCCTGACCCTGGAGGACGGCGCCGTCACCGAGGCCTCCGTCCCCGCCTGA
- a CDS encoding ABC transporter ATP-binding protein, with amino-acid sequence MMTETTDLAELERRAAERGPVYGEGAHIVCDNLVRIYKTDGVEVVALQGLDLLIDPGELVAIVGASGSGKSTLLNILSGLDVPTAGVARVAGSDLLTMASKERLEFRREKVGFIWQQTSRNLLPYLTAAQNVELPMRFAGRSRRARATRAAELLGMLDVGDCADRRPAELSGGQQQRIAIAVAVANEPQVVLADEPTGELDTATAAGVFAALRRVNQELGTTTVVVTHDAQVSERVDRTVGIRDGRTSVEVRRRSEEDGTRVVEEYALLDRVGRVQLPKGFTQSLDMRDRVRLALESDHVGVWPDREETR; translated from the coding sequence ATGATGACCGAAACGACCGACCTCGCCGAACTGGAGCGCCGCGCCGCCGAACGCGGCCCCGTCTACGGCGAGGGCGCCCACATCGTCTGCGACAACCTGGTGCGCATCTACAAGACCGACGGCGTCGAGGTCGTCGCGCTCCAGGGCCTCGACCTGCTGATCGACCCCGGCGAGCTCGTCGCCATCGTCGGCGCGTCCGGCTCGGGGAAGTCGACGCTGCTGAACATCCTGTCCGGCCTGGACGTGCCGACCGCCGGCGTCGCCCGCGTCGCCGGCTCCGACCTGCTCACCATGGCGTCCAAGGAGCGGCTGGAGTTCCGGCGCGAGAAGGTCGGGTTCATCTGGCAGCAGACGTCCCGCAACCTCCTGCCGTACCTGACCGCCGCGCAGAACGTCGAGCTGCCGATGAGGTTCGCCGGGCGGTCGCGCCGCGCGCGCGCCACCCGTGCCGCCGAGCTGCTCGGCATGCTGGACGTCGGCGACTGCGCGGACCGCCGCCCGGCCGAGCTGTCCGGCGGCCAGCAGCAGCGGATCGCGATCGCCGTGGCCGTCGCCAACGAACCCCAGGTCGTGCTGGCCGACGAGCCGACCGGCGAACTCGACACCGCCACCGCCGCCGGGGTGTTCGCCGCCCTCCGCCGCGTCAACCAGGAGCTCGGCACCACCACCGTCGTCGTCACCCACGACGCGCAGGTGTCCGAGCGCGTCGACCGGACCGTCGGCATCCGCGACGGCCGCACCAGCGTCGAGGTCCGCCGCCGCTCCGAGGAGGACGGGACCCGCGTCGTGGAGGAGTACGCCCTCCTCGACCGCGTCGGCCGCGTCCAGCTGCCCAAGGGGTTCACCCAGTCCCTGGACATGCGCGACCGCGTCCGCCTCGCCCTGGAAAGCGACCACGTCGGCGTCTGGCCCGACCGGGAGGAGACCCGATGA
- the cas5 gene encoding CRISPR-associated protein Cas5, translating to MRSAGMRLVRAQWAPLTALAVLTLVSALLAVAVPSRTTAGYDAAAAAAAGPGADIHVKGEAGGSAAFAAVPSDAALNANALAWRDRLPPSLAEVTGEPESSVTSPSQAVDGEFRRPRLLYLGWEPGAWRRIRVVSGGFPFNRTGQTSGDMNAMVAKRYADQLGYKVGDRIGLGGLTVRVSGLYEPVNAADQFWGPRARILHPTIEYMPQTTIEADAGTALIDPAAYSRLTRDPRLKLNYDWRFPLRTGVVSAEQVRAMTRDLDAFRSAVEGRADLFPCEVSTALDNRLKEFAGRLRTAQSVVGLAFGGLVAVAAGLLLLAAGLLGERLRPILGVMRARGASLRQLAAPACGLTALAAVPSALLGYAAGRLLDAGPPQAASLYAIGLLVAAVLGLPAAMVLRERGGGLGSVTERRDDLVAARPSRRRLVLDGLLVVLAVVGVVLLRERGASSGTDPLVASVPALLGAALGVLVLRAYPYLLRAAGPILRRRTGAVAFIGVARASRQSLVGALPLAVLLLAATIAGFTSTVDTALRTGQERASWAETGGDARVDAESLDDAGLRRVRAVPGVTGAVRARVIARASSATDPAPLTVVGVDLDAYRRLAPEVPGIPDTDTGAGALVSPLAARTLGRGAVTLSRAGMDPVTVKASAQIERFPGQERNSAFVIVPYRTVAGATGFPSQVFLTGHDIDAKALRAAVPGDDVVMRRQVLRNMTGLPLVSVVHDTFRDSAVAGGVYGLLAVLLVLVVGARARGRMIAHLRALGLSRRQSRRLALVELAPVLLCAVGAGWVLGLLLPEITGPVVDLRPYTGGFAVTAHVPGLPALLGLLAALLLAAAAAVAVDRAFDTDPGNALRTGE from the coding sequence ATGAGAAGTGCCGGGATGCGGCTCGTCCGCGCGCAGTGGGCGCCGCTCACCGCGCTGGCCGTGCTGACGCTGGTGTCGGCGCTGCTCGCCGTCGCCGTCCCGTCCCGGACGACCGCCGGGTACGACGCCGCCGCGGCCGCGGCGGCCGGTCCGGGGGCCGACATCCACGTGAAGGGGGAGGCGGGCGGCTCCGCCGCCTTCGCCGCCGTCCCCAGCGACGCGGCCCTGAACGCCAACGCCCTCGCGTGGCGGGACCGGCTGCCCCCCTCCCTGGCCGAGGTGACGGGCGAGCCCGAGTCGTCGGTCACCTCGCCCTCCCAGGCCGTCGACGGCGAGTTCCGCAGGCCGAGGCTCCTGTACCTGGGCTGGGAACCGGGCGCATGGCGGCGCATCCGCGTCGTCTCCGGCGGCTTCCCCTTCAACAGGACGGGCCAGACGAGCGGCGACATGAACGCGATGGTCGCCAAGCGGTACGCCGACCAGCTCGGCTACAAGGTCGGCGACCGGATCGGACTCGGCGGCCTCACCGTCCGCGTCAGCGGCCTGTACGAACCCGTGAACGCCGCCGACCAGTTCTGGGGCCCCCGCGCCCGGATCCTGCACCCCACCATCGAGTACATGCCCCAGACGACCATCGAGGCCGACGCGGGCACGGCGCTGATCGACCCGGCCGCGTACTCGCGCCTCACGCGCGACCCGCGCCTGAAACTGAACTACGACTGGCGGTTCCCGCTCCGCACCGGCGTGGTCAGCGCGGAGCAGGTCCGCGCCATGACCCGCGACCTCGACGCCTTCCGCTCCGCCGTGGAAGGGCGCGCCGACCTCTTCCCCTGCGAGGTCTCCACCGCCCTGGACAACCGGCTGAAGGAGTTCGCCGGACGCCTCCGCACCGCCCAGTCGGTCGTCGGCCTGGCCTTCGGCGGGCTCGTCGCCGTCGCCGCCGGGCTGCTGCTGCTCGCCGCCGGGCTGCTCGGCGAGCGGCTCCGGCCGATCCTCGGCGTGATGCGGGCGCGCGGCGCGTCGCTGCGCCAGCTCGCCGCGCCCGCCTGCGGGCTGACCGCGCTCGCCGCCGTCCCGTCCGCCCTGCTCGGCTACGCGGCCGGACGGCTGCTGGACGCCGGACCGCCGCAGGCCGCCTCGCTGTACGCGATCGGGCTGCTCGTGGCGGCCGTGCTGGGCCTCCCGGCGGCCATGGTCCTGCGGGAGCGCGGCGGCGGCCTCGGCTCGGTCACCGAACGCCGCGACGACCTCGTCGCGGCGCGCCCCTCCCGGCGGCGGCTCGTCCTGGACGGACTGCTGGTGGTGCTCGCCGTGGTCGGGGTCGTGCTGCTGCGCGAGCGGGGCGCCTCCTCCGGCACCGACCCGCTGGTCGCCTCCGTCCCCGCCCTGCTCGGCGCGGCGCTCGGCGTGCTCGTCCTGCGCGCCTACCCGTACCTGCTGCGCGCGGCCGGGCCGATCCTGCGGCGGCGGACCGGCGCCGTCGCGTTCATCGGCGTCGCCCGCGCGTCCCGGCAGAGCCTCGTCGGCGCGCTGCCGCTGGCCGTCCTGCTGCTGGCCGCGACCATCGCCGGCTTCACCTCCACCGTGGACACCGCGCTGCGGACCGGGCAGGAGCGCGCCTCGTGGGCCGAGACCGGCGGTGACGCGCGCGTCGACGCCGAGTCGCTGGACGACGCGGGCCTGCGCCGCGTCCGCGCGGTCCCCGGCGTCACCGGCGCCGTCCGGGCCCGGGTCATCGCCCGCGCCTCGTCCGCCACCGACCCCGCGCCGCTGACCGTGGTCGGCGTGGACCTCGACGCCTACCGGAGACTCGCGCCCGAAGTGCCCGGCATCCCGGACACGGACACCGGCGCGGGCGCGCTGGTGTCCCCGCTGGCCGCCCGCACCCTGGGCCGGGGCGCCGTCACGCTCAGCCGCGCCGGCATGGACCCGGTGACGGTCAAGGCGTCCGCCCAGATCGAACGCTTCCCCGGGCAGGAGAGGAACAGCGCCTTCGTGATCGTCCCCTACCGGACGGTCGCCGGCGCGACGGGCTTCCCGTCCCAGGTCTTCCTCACCGGCCACGACATCGACGCCAAGGCGCTGCGCGCCGCCGTCCCGGGCGACGACGTCGTCATGCGGCGGCAGGTGCTGCGGAACATGACGGGGCTGCCCCTGGTGTCGGTCGTCCACGACACCTTCCGGGACTCGGCCGTCGCCGGCGGCGTGTACGGGCTCCTCGCCGTCCTGCTCGTCCTCGTCGTGGGGGCCCGCGCCCGCGGCCGGATGATCGCCCACCTGCGCGCCCTCGGGCTGAGCCGCCGGCAGAGCCGCCGCCTCGCCCTCGTCGAGCTCGCGCCCGTCCTGCTGTGCGCGGTCGGCGCCGGGTGGGTGCTCGGCCTCCTGCTGCCGGAGATCACCGGGCCGGTCGTCGACCTGCGCCCCTACACCGGCGGCTTCGCCGTCACCGCGCACGTCCCAGGGCTCCCGGCGCTGCTCGGCCTGCTCGCCGCGCTCCTGCTGGCGGCCGCCGCCGCCGTCGCGGTCGACCGCGCCTTCGACACCGACCCCGGCAACGCCCTGAGAACGGGGGAATGA
- a CDS encoding ABC transporter permease, translating into MGRRGLVLSRIIGDRTLVLAACATALFATTVLAALVGYTGSVTREGLRRTLADATFESVGTTLGTHVPANGLPKVQSQVDRALRQIYRDVPLAVSMSVRSDSYTLPGQEKSDHPDLTAFETYTGIEKHARLTEGRWPGAASGSGSGEVEAALPGAAARAMHAGVDDVLTLHGRVDKKSVVKVRVVGLFDVPDPQDYFWQDDKLVTTGVERLTYTSYGPFVVPPQVFAARFTGTGSEARFTVLPDLRGVEPGELGPLGDRVAAGGDTFRKAGDGAQFSVATDLPDLTAQLRTALQVARSTMLIPVIQLVLLAGCAWLLVARLLADHRRGEVALLRTRGLGMRQLARLGLVEGLLIVLPAAVFGPLLAGPLLRLAGHAPAVRDSGLRLDAGPLAPLWTVSVLTALACAVVLTVPTLRGANRTFVEAQAGIGRQGRGGLRGSGTDLALLLVAGLAIWQLTRYGADGAGGDGAPRGGTGGGTGGGTGGIDPFIVSGPALALLAGGVLLLRFVPAVSRVAERVATRRRGLVAVLGTRQVGRRQLRYTGPVLLLVMAMAVGVLSVTTMATWRRSQTDQADFQSGADLRLSASSREGGPEPLGQAGRFAALPGVSAATGVLRMDADLGTEPATLLGVDARAIGPLLRVGPGLRKDLRLGELARARPAVPAMTVPGEPKRLLFDVRLSRSGPDPEVPPDYVPPLGEGYKFVVTVVDARGLTRQVTLPGVEADGKAHTLALDTAQLAGRDGVPSYPLSVRGVHFDYDDNKISGRLVLELRSVTGEGTGPAARPAGARWDAFAGPQDLEHPLRTRVTDSGDALATLTIPSSPTLDRQGFYGYATGTAVHAMLGTSTPPSHDVKNTDLLPAVPGVITEEMASRAKVGVGGTVTVNTIDGDQPVKVAGIAPALPSVPPGRPGVLVDLPTLTQSRLAVDGTAGDPITPREWWASARGGRTAPAVRDLARHPAWGEVAADRVETRSRLRDAPLGAALQGALVLGFAAALAFAVIAFVVNAAVTAGERYREFAVLRALGVPPRQVAGMLAIEQAYLVGLGLLGGTVLGLVVARLVVPHIVLSVQAAEPYPPADLVVQWPVVLAVAGGVAAVLGLVLAPVVRTLRRRNLGAGLRVGEDR; encoded by the coding sequence GTGGGGCGACGGGGGTTGGTGCTCAGCCGGATCATCGGCGACCGGACGCTGGTGCTGGCCGCCTGCGCGACCGCGCTGTTCGCCACGACCGTCCTCGCCGCCCTGGTCGGCTACACCGGTTCGGTGACCCGCGAGGGCCTGCGCCGCACGCTCGCCGACGCGACGTTCGAGTCGGTCGGGACGACGCTCGGCACGCACGTCCCCGCGAACGGCCTCCCCAAGGTGCAGAGCCAGGTCGACCGGGCACTCCGCCAGATCTACCGGGACGTCCCGCTGGCGGTCTCGATGAGCGTCCGCAGCGACTCCTACACGCTCCCCGGCCAGGAGAAGAGCGACCACCCCGACCTGACGGCGTTCGAGACCTACACCGGGATCGAGAAGCACGCGCGGCTCACCGAGGGACGCTGGCCCGGCGCGGCCTCCGGCTCCGGCTCCGGTGAGGTCGAGGCGGCCCTGCCCGGCGCCGCCGCCCGCGCGATGCACGCCGGCGTGGACGACGTCCTCACGCTGCACGGCCGCGTCGACAAGAAGTCGGTCGTCAAGGTCCGCGTCGTCGGGCTCTTCGACGTCCCCGACCCGCAGGACTACTTCTGGCAGGACGACAAGCTCGTCACGACCGGCGTCGAACGGCTCACCTATACGAGCTACGGGCCGTTCGTGGTGCCGCCCCAGGTGTTCGCCGCCCGGTTCACCGGCACCGGCTCCGAGGCCCGCTTCACCGTCCTGCCGGACCTGCGCGGCGTCGAGCCCGGCGAGCTCGGCCCCCTCGGCGACCGCGTGGCCGCCGGCGGCGACACCTTCAGGAAGGCCGGCGACGGGGCGCAGTTCAGCGTCGCGACGGACCTGCCCGACCTGACCGCGCAGCTGCGCACCGCGCTCCAGGTGGCGCGCTCCACGATGCTCATCCCGGTGATCCAGCTCGTCCTGCTGGCGGGCTGCGCGTGGCTGCTGGTCGCGCGGCTGCTCGCCGACCACCGGCGCGGCGAGGTCGCGCTGCTGCGCACCCGCGGCCTCGGCATGCGCCAGCTCGCCCGGCTCGGCCTCGTCGAGGGCCTGCTGATCGTGCTGCCCGCCGCGGTGTTCGGCCCGCTGCTGGCCGGGCCGCTGCTGCGCCTGGCCGGGCACGCGCCCGCCGTGCGGGACTCGGGGCTGCGGCTGGACGCCGGGCCGCTCGCGCCGCTGTGGACGGTCTCGGTGCTGACGGCGCTGGCCTGCGCCGTCGTCCTGACGGTCCCGACGCTGCGCGGCGCCAACCGGACGTTCGTGGAGGCCCAGGCCGGCATCGGGCGGCAGGGCCGCGGCGGCCTGCGCGGTTCGGGCACCGACCTGGCCCTGCTGCTCGTCGCCGGGCTCGCGATCTGGCAGCTCACCCGGTACGGGGCGGACGGCGCGGGCGGCGACGGCGCCCCCCGAGGCGGCACGGGCGGCGGCACGGGCGGCGGCACGGGCGGCATCGACCCGTTCATCGTGTCCGGCCCGGCCCTGGCCCTGCTCGCCGGCGGGGTGCTCCTGCTCCGCTTCGTGCCGGCCGTCTCCCGCGTGGCCGAGCGGGTCGCGACCCGCCGCCGCGGGCTCGTGGCCGTCCTCGGCACCCGGCAGGTCGGACGGCGCCAGCTCCGCTACACCGGCCCGGTCCTGCTGCTGGTGATGGCGATGGCCGTCGGGGTGCTGTCGGTCACGACGATGGCGACCTGGCGGCGGTCCCAGACCGACCAGGCCGACTTCCAGAGCGGCGCCGACCTGCGGCTGTCCGCCTCGTCCAGGGAGGGCGGCCCGGAACCGCTCGGGCAGGCCGGACGGTTCGCGGCGCTGCCCGGCGTCTCGGCCGCGACCGGGGTCCTGCGCATGGACGCCGACCTCGGCACCGAACCCGCGACGCTGCTCGGCGTGGACGCCAGGGCGATCGGCCCGCTCCTGCGCGTCGGCCCCGGCCTGCGGAAAGACCTGCGGCTCGGCGAGCTGGCGCGTGCCCGCCCGGCCGTCCCGGCCATGACCGTCCCGGGCGAACCGAAACGGCTGCTGTTCGACGTGCGCCTCAGCCGCTCCGGCCCGGACCCCGAAGTGCCCCCCGACTACGTGCCGCCCCTCGGCGAGGGCTACAAGTTCGTGGTGACCGTCGTGGACGCGCGCGGGCTGACCCGGCAGGTGACCCTGCCCGGAGTCGAGGCGGACGGCAAGGCGCACACCCTCGCCCTCGACACCGCCCAGCTGGCCGGGCGGGACGGCGTGCCGTCCTACCCCCTGTCGGTCCGCGGCGTCCACTTCGACTACGACGACAACAAGATCTCGGGCAGGCTCGTCCTGGAACTGCGGAGCGTCACCGGCGAGGGCACCGGCCCGGCCGCGCGTCCCGCCGGGGCCCGCTGGGACGCCTTCGCCGGGCCGCAGGACCTGGAGCACCCGCTCAGGACCCGCGTCACCGACTCCGGGGACGCCCTCGCGACCCTGACGATCCCCTCCTCGCCCACCCTCGACCGCCAGGGCTTCTACGGCTACGCGACCGGCACGGCCGTCCACGCGATGCTCGGCACGTCCACCCCGCCCTCGCACGACGTCAAGAACACCGACCTGCTGCCCGCCGTGCCGGGCGTCATCACCGAGGAGATGGCGAGCCGCGCCAAGGTCGGCGTCGGCGGCACCGTCACCGTGAACACCATCGACGGCGACCAGCCCGTCAAGGTCGCGGGGATCGCGCCCGCCCTGCCGAGCGTGCCGCCGGGCAGGCCCGGCGTCCTGGTCGACCTGCCCACCCTCACCCAGTCGCGGCTCGCCGTGGACGGCACGGCGGGCGACCCCATCACGCCCCGCGAGTGGTGGGCGTCGGCGCGCGGCGGCCGCACCGCCCCGGCCGTCCGGGACCTCGCCCGGCACCCCGCGTGGGGCGAGGTCGCGGCCGACCGCGTCGAGACGCGCTCCCGGCTCCGCGACGCCCCGCTCGGCGCGGCGCTCCAGGGCGCCCTCGTGCTCGGGTTCGCCGCGGCGCTGGCGTTCGCCGTCATCGCGTTCGTGGTGAACGCCGCGGTCACCGCGGGCGAGCGGTACCGGGAGTTCGCGGTGCTGCGGGCGCTCGGCGTGCCGCCCCGCCAGGTCGCCGGGATGCTCGCGATCGAGCAGGCCTACCTCGTCGGGCTCGGCCTGCTCGGCGGGACGGTCCTCGGCCTGGTCGTGGCGCGGCTCGTCGTCCCGCACATCGTGCTGAGCGTGCAGGCCGCCGAGCCGTACCCGCCCGCCGACCTGGTCGTCCAGTGGCCCGTGGTGCTGGCCGTCGCCGGCGGGGTGGCGGCGGTGCTCGGGCTCGTGCTCGCGCCCGTCGTCCGGACGCTGCGGCGCCGGAACCTCGGCGCCGGCCTGCGCGTGGGGGAGGACCGATGA